In a genomic window of Glycine max cultivar Williams 82 chromosome 13, Glycine_max_v4.0, whole genome shotgun sequence:
- the LOC100784596 gene encoding autophagy-related protein 18f isoform X3: MIDGEFEESLIIIVLWISAILVCLVMGMRNDAQKQQLLHQGNGGGRTNGFIPSSFRALSSYLRVVSSGASTVARSAASVASSIVERDDDPDHDQVIWAGFDKLEGEGEVIQQVLLLGYRSGFQVWHVDESNNVRDLISRHDGPVSFMQMVPNPIASKRSQDKYANSRHLLVVCTDGFFAGGNNVQGGSTIPYNGSTSNSHDQINGNYLPTTVRFYSMKSQSYVHVLKFRSVIYSVRCSSRVVAVSQSTQIHCFDATTLEREYTLLTNPIVMSCPGSGGIGYGPLAVGPRWLAYSGSPIAISNSGHVCPQQLTPSARFPGFSSNGRLIAHYAKESSKHLASGIVTLGDMGYKKLSRYCSDSNGSLQSVNSGSKGNGTVNGHSTDADNIGMVIVKDIVSKDVIAQFLAHKSPISALCFDPSGTILVTASIQGHNINVFKIMPASGTLSASVVGRSYVHLYRLQRGFTNAVIQDISFSDDSKWIMISSSRGTSHLFAINPQGGHVNIQPFDDSFTAKNSGLGTTTNHAVCQSHSSAMQMPKQQSLFATGPPITLSVVSRIRNGANGWRGTVSGAAAAATGRKNALSGAIASSFCNYKGNEGNFSKAKYQLLVFSPTGSMVQYALRTITGQDSAVVSGLSPAYESIPQADTRLVVEAIHKWNICHIRREREDNVDIYGENGISDVNKIYPEEVREKIDTISPKIKNGVMKVNPCLEEEHHLYISEAELQMHQAQTPLWAKPEIYFHSMLQESTIMDEEAAASGGEFEIERIPTCMIEARSKDLVPIFDYIQTPKVQQTRIPAMDGKTNEQLLHYSSSQVAGNGRISPRTILESPECVTNAGDAVSEFRSGIEGTEWDNHVVPSETVNFVNNNDTFRQNTQHEIVNNRMEHLNTGAHLMYVNSDGKPENEESF; the protein is encoded by the exons ATGATTGATGGTGAATTCGAGGAATCATTGATCATTATTGTGTTGTGGATAAGTGCTATTTTGGTGTGTTTGGTGATGGGGATGAGGAATGATGCACAGAAGCAACAGCTTCTTCATCAGGGTAATGGTGGTGGCAGAACCAATGGTTTCATTCCAAGTTCTTTCCGTGCTCTCTCTAGCTACCTCAGAGTTGTTTCCTCTGGTGCTTCTACTGTTGCACGTTCTGCTGCATCGGTTGCATCATCGATTGTGGAGAGGGATGATGACCCTGACCATGATCAG gtTATCTGGGCTGGGTTTGACAAGTTAGAGGGTGAGGGTGAAGTTATTCAGCAAGTACTTCTTCTAGGCTATCGATCTGGATTCCAGGTTTGGCATGTCGATGAATCAAATAATGTCCGAGACCTGATTTCCCGACATGATGGTCCTGTTTCTTTTATGCAAATGGTCCCTAATCCAATTGCATCAAAGAGATCACAAGACAAGTATGCAAACAGCCGCCATCTGTTGGTAGTTTGTACTGATGGGTTCTTTGCTGGAGGTAACAATGTTCAGGGTGGGTCAACCATCCCTTACAATGGGAGCACTTCAAACTCCCATGACCAAATAAATGGAAACTATCTGCCAACTACCGTTCGGTTTTATTCTATGAAATCCCAATCATATGTTCATGTACTGAAGTTTAGATCAGTTATTTATTCTGTGAGGTGCAGTTCTCGAGTCGTGGCAGTTTCTCAATCCACTCAG ATACACTGTTTTGATGCTACAACATTAGAAAGGGAATATACTTTACTTACCAATCCTATAGTAATGAGTTGCCCTGGTTCTGGAGGCATAGGATATGGACCACTTGCGGTGGGACCAAGATGGCTTGCATATAGTGGAAGTCCAATTGCAATCTCCAACTCAGGACATGTGTGTCCACAACAGTTGACACCTTCCGCAAGGTTTCCTGGTTTTTCTTCTAATGGGAGATTGATTGCACATTATGCGAAAGAGTCCAGCAAGCATCTTGCTTCTGGGATTGTGACCCTTGGAGACATGGGGTATAAGAAACTTTCCAGATATTGCTCTGATAGCAATGGTTCATTACAATCTGTAAATTCTGGCTCTAAGGGCAATGGAACCGTTAATGGCCATTCAACAGATGCAGATAACATTGGAATG gTTATTGTTAAAGATATTGTCTCGAAAGATGTTATTGCCCAATTCCTTGCCCACAAGAGTCCTATTTCAGCATTGTGCTTTGATCCTAGTGGCACCATTTTAGTGACAGCTTCCATTCAGGGtcataatataaatgttttcaAGATAATGCCTGCAAGTGGGACTTTGTCAGCTTCTGTTGTTGGTCGTTCTTATGTTCATTTGTACAGGTTGCAACGTGGCTTTACTAATGCG GTTATACAAGATATCAGTTTCAGTGATGACAGCAAGTGGATTATGATTAGTTCTTCAAGGGGAACTAGCCATCTATTTGCCATAAATCCTCAAGGAGGACATGTAAATATTCAGCCCTTTGATGATAGTTTTACAGCAAAAAATAGTGGATTAGGCACTACAACTAATCATGCAGTTTGTCAGTCTCATAGTTCGGCCATGCAAATGCCTAAACAGCAGAGCCTGTTTGCTACTGGCCCTCCGATCACACTTTCTGTTGTAAGCAGAATTAGGAATGGAGCTAATGGCTGGAGAGGCACCGTAAGTGGTGCTGCTGCAGCTGCAACTGGTAGGAAAAATGCCCTTTCTGGGGCTATTGCTTCATCTTTCTGTAACTATAAAGGCAATGAAGGCAACTTTTCCAAGGCAAAGTATCAACTGTTGGTCTTTTCACCCACTGGTTCCATGGTACAATATGCTCTGAGGACAATAACTGGTCAAGATTCAGCTGTTGTTTCTGGATTGTCCCCTGCTTATGAATCCATTCCACAGGCTGATACAAGATTAGTTGTTGAGGCTATCCATAAATGGAATATATGTCATATTCGGAGAGAGCGAGAAGATAATGTAGACATATATGGTGAGAATGGAATTTCAGacgttaataaaatatatccaGAGGAAGTGAGGGAGAAGATAGACACCATTAGCCCAAAAATCAAGAATGGAGTCATGAAAGTGAATCCCTGTCTTGAGGAGGAGCATCATTTGTATATTTCAGAAGCTGAACTGCAAATGCATCAAGCTCAGACTCCGTTGTGGGCAAAGCCAGAG atatattttcattcaatgTTGCAAGAATCTACCATAATGGATGAAGAAGCAGCTGCTTCAGGAGGTGAATTTGAGATTGAAAGGATTCCAACTTGCATGATCGAAGCTAGATCAAAGGACTTGGTTCCAATTTTCGACTATATTCAGACTCCAAAAGTACAACAAACAAG GATTCCTGCTATGGATGGCAAGACAAATGAACAACTGTTACATTACAGTTCTAGTCAGGTGGCCGGAAATGGCAGGATTTCACCCAGGACTATTTTGGAATCCCCTGAGTGTGTGACTAATGCTGGTGATGCTGTTTCTGAATTTAGAAGTGGGATTGAAGGAACTGAGTGGGATAATCATGTGGTGCCATCCGAAACCGTGAACTTTGTAAATAACAATGACACCTTTAGACAAAATACTCAGCATGAGATTGTAAATAATAGAATGGAGCACTTAAACACCGGGGCTCATCTCATGTATGTAAATAGTGACGGAAAGCCTGAAAATGAAGAATCATTTTGA
- the LOC100784596 gene encoding autophagy-related protein 18f isoform X2, translated as MIDGEFEESLIIIVLWISAILVCLVMGMRNDAQKQQLLHQGNGGGRTNGFIPSSFRALSSYLRVVSSGASTVARSAASVASSIVERDDDPDHDQVIWAGFDKLEGEGEVIQQVLLLGYRSGFQVWHVDESNNVRDLISRHDGPVSFMQMVPNPIASKRSQDKYANSRHLLVVCTDGFFAGGNNVQGGSTIPYNGSTSNSHDQINGNYLPTTVRFYSMKSQSYVHVLKFRSVIYSVRCSSRVVAVSQSTQVYFLISIQTTFSMCFLGMFNGVILLQIHCFDATTLEREYTLLTNPIVMSCPGSGGIGYGPLAVGPRWLAYSGSPIAISNSGHVCPQQLTPSARFPGFSSNGRLIAHYAKESSKHLASGIVTLGDMGYKKLSRYCSDSNGSLQSVNSGSKGNGTVNGHSTDADNIGMVIVKDIVSKDVIAQFLAHKSPISALCFDPSGTILVTASIQGHNINVFKIMPASGTLSASVVGRSYVHLYRLQRGFTNAVIQDISFSDDSKWIMISSSRGTSHLFAINPQGGHVNIQPFDDSFTAKNSGLGTTTNHAVCQSHSSAMQMPKQQSLFATGPPITLSVVSRIRNGANGWRGTVSGAAAAATGRKNALSGAIASSFCNYKGNEGNFSKAKYQLLVFSPTGSMVQYALRTITGQDSAVVSGLSPAYESIPQADTRLVVEAIHKWNICHIRREREDNVDIYGENGISDVNKIYPEEVREKIDTISPKIKNGVMKVNPCLEEEHHLYISEAELQMHQAQTPLWAKPEIYFHSMLQESTIMDEEAAASGGEFEIERIPTCMIEARSKDLVPIFDYIQTPKVQQTRISPRTILESPECVTNAGDAVSEFRSGIEGTEWDNHVVPSETVNFVNNNDTFRQNTQHEIVNNRMEHLNTGAHLMYVNSDGKPENEESF; from the exons ATGATTGATGGTGAATTCGAGGAATCATTGATCATTATTGTGTTGTGGATAAGTGCTATTTTGGTGTGTTTGGTGATGGGGATGAGGAATGATGCACAGAAGCAACAGCTTCTTCATCAGGGTAATGGTGGTGGCAGAACCAATGGTTTCATTCCAAGTTCTTTCCGTGCTCTCTCTAGCTACCTCAGAGTTGTTTCCTCTGGTGCTTCTACTGTTGCACGTTCTGCTGCATCGGTTGCATCATCGATTGTGGAGAGGGATGATGACCCTGACCATGATCAG gtTATCTGGGCTGGGTTTGACAAGTTAGAGGGTGAGGGTGAAGTTATTCAGCAAGTACTTCTTCTAGGCTATCGATCTGGATTCCAGGTTTGGCATGTCGATGAATCAAATAATGTCCGAGACCTGATTTCCCGACATGATGGTCCTGTTTCTTTTATGCAAATGGTCCCTAATCCAATTGCATCAAAGAGATCACAAGACAAGTATGCAAACAGCCGCCATCTGTTGGTAGTTTGTACTGATGGGTTCTTTGCTGGAGGTAACAATGTTCAGGGTGGGTCAACCATCCCTTACAATGGGAGCACTTCAAACTCCCATGACCAAATAAATGGAAACTATCTGCCAACTACCGTTCGGTTTTATTCTATGAAATCCCAATCATATGTTCATGTACTGAAGTTTAGATCAGTTATTTATTCTGTGAGGTGCAGTTCTCGAGTCGTGGCAGTTTCTCAATCCACTCAGGTATACTTTCTAATATCTATACAAACCACTTTTAGTATGTGCTTTCTTGGAATGTTTAACGGAGTCATTCTTTTGCAGATACACTGTTTTGATGCTACAACATTAGAAAGGGAATATACTTTACTTACCAATCCTATAGTAATGAGTTGCCCTGGTTCTGGAGGCATAGGATATGGACCACTTGCGGTGGGACCAAGATGGCTTGCATATAGTGGAAGTCCAATTGCAATCTCCAACTCAGGACATGTGTGTCCACAACAGTTGACACCTTCCGCAAGGTTTCCTGGTTTTTCTTCTAATGGGAGATTGATTGCACATTATGCGAAAGAGTCCAGCAAGCATCTTGCTTCTGGGATTGTGACCCTTGGAGACATGGGGTATAAGAAACTTTCCAGATATTGCTCTGATAGCAATGGTTCATTACAATCTGTAAATTCTGGCTCTAAGGGCAATGGAACCGTTAATGGCCATTCAACAGATGCAGATAACATTGGAATG gTTATTGTTAAAGATATTGTCTCGAAAGATGTTATTGCCCAATTCCTTGCCCACAAGAGTCCTATTTCAGCATTGTGCTTTGATCCTAGTGGCACCATTTTAGTGACAGCTTCCATTCAGGGtcataatataaatgttttcaAGATAATGCCTGCAAGTGGGACTTTGTCAGCTTCTGTTGTTGGTCGTTCTTATGTTCATTTGTACAGGTTGCAACGTGGCTTTACTAATGCG GTTATACAAGATATCAGTTTCAGTGATGACAGCAAGTGGATTATGATTAGTTCTTCAAGGGGAACTAGCCATCTATTTGCCATAAATCCTCAAGGAGGACATGTAAATATTCAGCCCTTTGATGATAGTTTTACAGCAAAAAATAGTGGATTAGGCACTACAACTAATCATGCAGTTTGTCAGTCTCATAGTTCGGCCATGCAAATGCCTAAACAGCAGAGCCTGTTTGCTACTGGCCCTCCGATCACACTTTCTGTTGTAAGCAGAATTAGGAATGGAGCTAATGGCTGGAGAGGCACCGTAAGTGGTGCTGCTGCAGCTGCAACTGGTAGGAAAAATGCCCTTTCTGGGGCTATTGCTTCATCTTTCTGTAACTATAAAGGCAATGAAGGCAACTTTTCCAAGGCAAAGTATCAACTGTTGGTCTTTTCACCCACTGGTTCCATGGTACAATATGCTCTGAGGACAATAACTGGTCAAGATTCAGCTGTTGTTTCTGGATTGTCCCCTGCTTATGAATCCATTCCACAGGCTGATACAAGATTAGTTGTTGAGGCTATCCATAAATGGAATATATGTCATATTCGGAGAGAGCGAGAAGATAATGTAGACATATATGGTGAGAATGGAATTTCAGacgttaataaaatatatccaGAGGAAGTGAGGGAGAAGATAGACACCATTAGCCCAAAAATCAAGAATGGAGTCATGAAAGTGAATCCCTGTCTTGAGGAGGAGCATCATTTGTATATTTCAGAAGCTGAACTGCAAATGCATCAAGCTCAGACTCCGTTGTGGGCAAAGCCAGAG atatattttcattcaatgTTGCAAGAATCTACCATAATGGATGAAGAAGCAGCTGCTTCAGGAGGTGAATTTGAGATTGAAAGGATTCCAACTTGCATGATCGAAGCTAGATCAAAGGACTTGGTTCCAATTTTCGACTATATTCAGACTCCAAAAGTACAACAAACAAG GATTTCACCCAGGACTATTTTGGAATCCCCTGAGTGTGTGACTAATGCTGGTGATGCTGTTTCTGAATTTAGAAGTGGGATTGAAGGAACTGAGTGGGATAATCATGTGGTGCCATCCGAAACCGTGAACTTTGTAAATAACAATGACACCTTTAGACAAAATACTCAGCATGAGATTGTAAATAATAGAATGGAGCACTTAAACACCGGGGCTCATCTCATGTATGTAAATAGTGACGGAAAGCCTGAAAATGAAGAATCATTTTGA
- the LOC100784596 gene encoding autophagy-related protein 18f isoform X1, with the protein MIDGEFEESLIIIVLWISAILVCLVMGMRNDAQKQQLLHQGNGGGRTNGFIPSSFRALSSYLRVVSSGASTVARSAASVASSIVERDDDPDHDQVIWAGFDKLEGEGEVIQQVLLLGYRSGFQVWHVDESNNVRDLISRHDGPVSFMQMVPNPIASKRSQDKYANSRHLLVVCTDGFFAGGNNVQGGSTIPYNGSTSNSHDQINGNYLPTTVRFYSMKSQSYVHVLKFRSVIYSVRCSSRVVAVSQSTQVYFLISIQTTFSMCFLGMFNGVILLQIHCFDATTLEREYTLLTNPIVMSCPGSGGIGYGPLAVGPRWLAYSGSPIAISNSGHVCPQQLTPSARFPGFSSNGRLIAHYAKESSKHLASGIVTLGDMGYKKLSRYCSDSNGSLQSVNSGSKGNGTVNGHSTDADNIGMVIVKDIVSKDVIAQFLAHKSPISALCFDPSGTILVTASIQGHNINVFKIMPASGTLSASVVGRSYVHLYRLQRGFTNAVIQDISFSDDSKWIMISSSRGTSHLFAINPQGGHVNIQPFDDSFTAKNSGLGTTTNHAVCQSHSSAMQMPKQQSLFATGPPITLSVVSRIRNGANGWRGTVSGAAAAATGRKNALSGAIASSFCNYKGNEGNFSKAKYQLLVFSPTGSMVQYALRTITGQDSAVVSGLSPAYESIPQADTRLVVEAIHKWNICHIRREREDNVDIYGENGISDVNKIYPEEVREKIDTISPKIKNGVMKVNPCLEEEHHLYISEAELQMHQAQTPLWAKPEIYFHSMLQESTIMDEEAAASGGEFEIERIPTCMIEARSKDLVPIFDYIQTPKVQQTRIPAMDGKTNEQLLHYSSSQVAGNGRISPRTILESPECVTNAGDAVSEFRSGIEGTEWDNHVVPSETVNFVNNNDTFRQNTQHEIVNNRMEHLNTGAHLMYVNSDGKPENEESF; encoded by the exons ATGATTGATGGTGAATTCGAGGAATCATTGATCATTATTGTGTTGTGGATAAGTGCTATTTTGGTGTGTTTGGTGATGGGGATGAGGAATGATGCACAGAAGCAACAGCTTCTTCATCAGGGTAATGGTGGTGGCAGAACCAATGGTTTCATTCCAAGTTCTTTCCGTGCTCTCTCTAGCTACCTCAGAGTTGTTTCCTCTGGTGCTTCTACTGTTGCACGTTCTGCTGCATCGGTTGCATCATCGATTGTGGAGAGGGATGATGACCCTGACCATGATCAG gtTATCTGGGCTGGGTTTGACAAGTTAGAGGGTGAGGGTGAAGTTATTCAGCAAGTACTTCTTCTAGGCTATCGATCTGGATTCCAGGTTTGGCATGTCGATGAATCAAATAATGTCCGAGACCTGATTTCCCGACATGATGGTCCTGTTTCTTTTATGCAAATGGTCCCTAATCCAATTGCATCAAAGAGATCACAAGACAAGTATGCAAACAGCCGCCATCTGTTGGTAGTTTGTACTGATGGGTTCTTTGCTGGAGGTAACAATGTTCAGGGTGGGTCAACCATCCCTTACAATGGGAGCACTTCAAACTCCCATGACCAAATAAATGGAAACTATCTGCCAACTACCGTTCGGTTTTATTCTATGAAATCCCAATCATATGTTCATGTACTGAAGTTTAGATCAGTTATTTATTCTGTGAGGTGCAGTTCTCGAGTCGTGGCAGTTTCTCAATCCACTCAGGTATACTTTCTAATATCTATACAAACCACTTTTAGTATGTGCTTTCTTGGAATGTTTAACGGAGTCATTCTTTTGCAGATACACTGTTTTGATGCTACAACATTAGAAAGGGAATATACTTTACTTACCAATCCTATAGTAATGAGTTGCCCTGGTTCTGGAGGCATAGGATATGGACCACTTGCGGTGGGACCAAGATGGCTTGCATATAGTGGAAGTCCAATTGCAATCTCCAACTCAGGACATGTGTGTCCACAACAGTTGACACCTTCCGCAAGGTTTCCTGGTTTTTCTTCTAATGGGAGATTGATTGCACATTATGCGAAAGAGTCCAGCAAGCATCTTGCTTCTGGGATTGTGACCCTTGGAGACATGGGGTATAAGAAACTTTCCAGATATTGCTCTGATAGCAATGGTTCATTACAATCTGTAAATTCTGGCTCTAAGGGCAATGGAACCGTTAATGGCCATTCAACAGATGCAGATAACATTGGAATG gTTATTGTTAAAGATATTGTCTCGAAAGATGTTATTGCCCAATTCCTTGCCCACAAGAGTCCTATTTCAGCATTGTGCTTTGATCCTAGTGGCACCATTTTAGTGACAGCTTCCATTCAGGGtcataatataaatgttttcaAGATAATGCCTGCAAGTGGGACTTTGTCAGCTTCTGTTGTTGGTCGTTCTTATGTTCATTTGTACAGGTTGCAACGTGGCTTTACTAATGCG GTTATACAAGATATCAGTTTCAGTGATGACAGCAAGTGGATTATGATTAGTTCTTCAAGGGGAACTAGCCATCTATTTGCCATAAATCCTCAAGGAGGACATGTAAATATTCAGCCCTTTGATGATAGTTTTACAGCAAAAAATAGTGGATTAGGCACTACAACTAATCATGCAGTTTGTCAGTCTCATAGTTCGGCCATGCAAATGCCTAAACAGCAGAGCCTGTTTGCTACTGGCCCTCCGATCACACTTTCTGTTGTAAGCAGAATTAGGAATGGAGCTAATGGCTGGAGAGGCACCGTAAGTGGTGCTGCTGCAGCTGCAACTGGTAGGAAAAATGCCCTTTCTGGGGCTATTGCTTCATCTTTCTGTAACTATAAAGGCAATGAAGGCAACTTTTCCAAGGCAAAGTATCAACTGTTGGTCTTTTCACCCACTGGTTCCATGGTACAATATGCTCTGAGGACAATAACTGGTCAAGATTCAGCTGTTGTTTCTGGATTGTCCCCTGCTTATGAATCCATTCCACAGGCTGATACAAGATTAGTTGTTGAGGCTATCCATAAATGGAATATATGTCATATTCGGAGAGAGCGAGAAGATAATGTAGACATATATGGTGAGAATGGAATTTCAGacgttaataaaatatatccaGAGGAAGTGAGGGAGAAGATAGACACCATTAGCCCAAAAATCAAGAATGGAGTCATGAAAGTGAATCCCTGTCTTGAGGAGGAGCATCATTTGTATATTTCAGAAGCTGAACTGCAAATGCATCAAGCTCAGACTCCGTTGTGGGCAAAGCCAGAG atatattttcattcaatgTTGCAAGAATCTACCATAATGGATGAAGAAGCAGCTGCTTCAGGAGGTGAATTTGAGATTGAAAGGATTCCAACTTGCATGATCGAAGCTAGATCAAAGGACTTGGTTCCAATTTTCGACTATATTCAGACTCCAAAAGTACAACAAACAAG GATTCCTGCTATGGATGGCAAGACAAATGAACAACTGTTACATTACAGTTCTAGTCAGGTGGCCGGAAATGGCAGGATTTCACCCAGGACTATTTTGGAATCCCCTGAGTGTGTGACTAATGCTGGTGATGCTGTTTCTGAATTTAGAAGTGGGATTGAAGGAACTGAGTGGGATAATCATGTGGTGCCATCCGAAACCGTGAACTTTGTAAATAACAATGACACCTTTAGACAAAATACTCAGCATGAGATTGTAAATAATAGAATGGAGCACTTAAACACCGGGGCTCATCTCATGTATGTAAATAGTGACGGAAAGCCTGAAAATGAAGAATCATTTTGA